The segment CACAAAAAAACTGTTGCGACTAACCGCAGAAGGTAAAATTGATTGTGCTACATGGCCTACAAGTTGTTTAAGGGCAAATTGATTTTTCATAAAAGATTTTTGAGGAAGCAAGGATGGTTTACATATAAAAACAAAGGGTATAATTCAATTGTTCTCATAAGAGTAAAATAGTTTTGAAAAGAGTATGGATTAAAAACGGGGCCCTTTATAACAATCAACATGAACTTTCAATAATGGGTAGCCGGTACGGATCAAACGTCGGTTTTCATACAATTGGATTTTGGGTAAGATTTCATAAGGTTTGGTTTCAGAGATAAAGCTTTCAAGGGTACGGATCAAACATTGGTTTTTACATACAAGTTGGATTTCGAATGTATGATGGTTCCAGGGTTTAGTTGTTCAGGTGGATACGGATCGTTGATTTATGTTTTGGATATTGTTTCATTGTCATTGACTGTACAAAGTAACAACCACTGAAAACCGAAAAAAATAGTACTGGAACTCATTCATCCGTACTTGTTTTATAGTTGAGTTGTAGTTGAAATTCGGCAGCAGGTAAACTTAGTTCGGCAACAAAGCTTTGATTTACACAAGCTGCAACTGAAACGACAGATAACAGAAATAACAACCATTAGAAAAGGAATACTTGTTCAACTTGAAGCAAAGAGTAAGAGATGTGCTGTAAATAGTTGGGAAGAAACTGAGAGTAAATGCCCGAAGATGCTCCGGGTAAAAAGAAAAAGCTGATCGTAGAAACGATTAGCTGATTTTCGAAACTTAGGTTCCGGGTAAGTCAATCATCATGCATTTTTTCGAAAACCTGGTTTACACAAGTACGGATCAAAACTGATTTTCTTATAGATATTGGTATAAGTAGTTTGGGTAAACGACCTTTCAGGAGCCATTGTGGTTTCAATGGGTTTTGGGTAAACGGTACGGGTTAAAACAGGCTTTGGTTTGGATATTGGACATCAGTTAGGGTAAACGACCTTTAAAAGAGCTGTTGTGGTTTTAGTGGGCTTTGGGTAAACGGTACGGGTTAAAAACAGGCTTTTCAATCAGGAATAATTACATGTGGTTTTTGGGTAAACGGTTTTTCTTCGGGATCAATTCGTTCTATATTGTTATTTAGTAAGCGTTTTTTGTCGTCCGTATTATCATCGTTGCGGATACAAAGTAACAACCTTGGCAAGCCGCCCACAATAGAACCTTTACTCATTAGCTTGTACTTGTTTCTAGTAGTTATTGTGTAGTCGAAATTCTATAGGCACAGGAGAAAGCATAACAGTAAAACCTTAATTTGTAATCCCTTTCACATAAAACAGCCACATATATGCAATCAGCCGCTACATCCCCCGCCGATTATATTGCCGAAATGCCGGAAGAACGGCAGGCAGCTTTTAAGAAACTACGGGCAGTAATCAAGAAGAATCTCTCTGCCGGATTCAAAGAAATGATGAGCTACGGGATGCTTGGTTATGCCGTGCCGCACTCAAAATACCCGGCCGGCTATCATTGCAATCCCAAAGATCCGTTACCATTTATGTGTATTGCTTCGCAAAAGAACTTTATTGCGGTGTACCACATGGGTATTTATTCCAGCCCTGAATTACTGAAGTGGTTTACCGCAGCACATGCGAAAGCGTCTGCCAAAAAATTAGACATGGGCAAAAGCTGTATCCGTTACAAAAAACCGGAGGATATTCC is part of the Lacibacter sediminis genome and harbors:
- a CDS encoding DUF1801 domain-containing protein translates to MQSAATSPADYIAEMPEERQAAFKKLRAVIKKNLSAGFKEMMSYGMLGYAVPHSKYPAGYHCNPKDPLPFMCIASQKNFIAVYHMGIYSSPELLKWFTAAHAKASAKKLDMGKSCIRYKKPEDIPFELIGELAAKMSADEWISLYEQKLKR